In Flavobacterium okayamense, a single window of DNA contains:
- a CDS encoding NAD-dependent epimerase/dehydratase family protein, which produces MNILVTGAAGFIASHLCEDLASKGFNVYGIDNFNDYYDVKLKRLNAADLLTKGVKIFEVDLNSDLAEVFKVKYDYIYHLAAQPGISTTTSLEEYVTNNIYATQNLLDFVLKYNADLKMFVNIATSSVYGLEATVDETVPPQPVSFYGATKLAAEQLALALQRTNKLKVCSIRLYSVYGPRERPEKLYTLLVENLFNNKPFPLFEGSDKHERSFTYVGDIVEGLSSIIGKEELINGEIINLGTDEVNTTGQGIELVQKIMNKQLLIDHKPPRKGDQQRTAAVIDKARKLLDYSPKTSFEEGLKEQVKWFKEKFID; this is translated from the coding sequence ATGAATATTTTAGTAACAGGCGCTGCAGGTTTTATAGCTTCTCATTTATGTGAAGACTTAGCAAGTAAAGGCTTTAATGTTTATGGCATCGATAATTTTAATGATTATTATGATGTGAAGCTAAAGCGTTTAAATGCTGCAGATTTGCTTACTAAAGGCGTTAAAATATTTGAAGTTGATCTTAACAGTGATTTAGCGGAAGTTTTTAAAGTTAAATACGATTATATTTATCATTTAGCTGCTCAACCCGGAATTTCTACAACAACTTCTTTAGAGGAATATGTTACCAATAATATCTATGCTACGCAAAATTTATTGGATTTTGTTTTAAAGTATAATGCAGATTTAAAGATGTTTGTAAATATTGCGACCTCTTCTGTTTATGGTTTAGAAGCAACGGTAGATGAAACGGTTCCGCCTCAACCGGTATCTTTTTATGGAGCTACTAAATTAGCCGCAGAACAGTTAGCTTTAGCTTTACAGAGAACAAACAAATTAAAAGTTTGTTCAATACGCTTATATTCTGTTTATGGGCCAAGAGAACGTCCTGAAAAATTATACACATTATTAGTTGAAAATTTATTCAACAACAAACCTTTCCCTTTGTTTGAAGGAAGTGATAAACACGAAAGAAGTTTTACATATGTAGGAGACATTGTTGAGGGTCTATCATCAATTATTGGGAAAGAGGAATTAATCAATGGCGAAATTATTAACCTTGGAACTGATGAGGTTAATACAACAGGTCAAGGAATAGAATTGGTTCAAAAGATTATGAATAAGCAATTATTGATAGACCATAAACCACCAAGAAAAGGAGACCAACAACGTACTGCTGCAGTTATAGATAAAGCACGTAAATTATTAGACTACAGTCCGAAAACAAGTTTTGAAGAAGGTTTAAAAGAACAAGTAAAATGGTTTAAAGAAAAGTTTATTGACTAA
- a CDS encoding glycosyltransferase family 9 protein: MKVLVIQIKMIGDVLASTVICETIKKNNPNCEIHYLIQKNSFAVVENNPFIDKVIFFEEEKYKGFKGFVKLGKEIKQENYTAIIDAYGKLQSIIPSYLSKVKTRIATKKWYTDLLFTKTVTPDTECEGTANAFRLLLAKTFLKKEVELIYPKIHLTSEETTNAKSIIESQLNISKPIFMISIVGSAPNKSLPKDYMAKVLDTITISNKNAQLVFNYMPNQKDEAKAIFDSCNLETQKQIVFDFYCKGLRTFISVLSQCDALIGNEGGATNMAKALNIPTFTIYAPWINRNSWNIMETSGLHDIVHLRDYYSDLYKNKHPKNFKEKSLEWYEKLNPDLFKEKLEQFVKRISQ; this comes from the coding sequence ATGAAAGTACTTGTCATACAAATCAAAATGATAGGTGACGTACTGGCAAGTACTGTCATTTGTGAAACTATAAAAAAAAATAATCCCAATTGCGAAATTCATTATTTAATTCAAAAAAATAGTTTTGCAGTTGTAGAAAACAATCCTTTCATTGATAAAGTTATATTTTTTGAAGAAGAAAAATATAAAGGCTTTAAAGGTTTTGTAAAGCTAGGGAAAGAAATCAAGCAAGAGAATTATACTGCAATTATAGATGCCTACGGAAAACTTCAAAGTATAATTCCAAGTTATTTAAGTAAGGTAAAAACAAGAATTGCAACAAAAAAATGGTATACTGATTTACTATTTACTAAAACTGTAACACCTGATACAGAATGTGAAGGAACTGCAAATGCTTTCCGACTTTTATTAGCTAAAACTTTCCTTAAAAAAGAAGTTGAATTAATTTATCCAAAAATTCACTTAACTTCTGAAGAAACTACAAATGCAAAATCTATTATTGAAAGTCAACTCAACATTAGTAAGCCAATTTTTATGATAAGTATTGTAGGAAGTGCTCCTAACAAAAGCTTACCAAAAGATTATATGGCAAAAGTTTTAGACACCATTACTATCAGTAATAAGAATGCACAGCTTGTATTTAATTACATGCCAAATCAAAAAGATGAAGCTAAAGCAATTTTTGATAGTTGTAATTTAGAAACACAAAAGCAAATAGTTTTTGATTTTTATTGTAAAGGGTTGCGAACATTTATTAGTGTATTATCGCAATGCGATGCATTAATAGGAAATGAAGGTGGTGCAACTAATATGGCAAAAGCTCTTAACATACCCACATTTACAATTTATGCCCCTTGGATAAATAGAAATTCATGGAATATAATGGAAACAAGTGGTTTACATGATATAGTACACTTACGCGATTATTATTCGGATCTCTATAAAAACAAACACCCTAAAAACTTTAAGGAAAAGTCTTTAGAGTGGTATGAAAAATTGAATCCGGATTTATTCAAAGAAAAATTAGAACAATTTGTAAAAAGAATTAGTCAATAA
- a CDS encoding 2,3,4,5-tetrahydropyridine-2,6-dicarboxylate N-succinyltransferase — MENLQSTIEQAWENRALLQEETTQKVIREVIELLDNGTLRVAEPTINGWQVNEWVKKAVVMYFPIQKMETWEAGIFEYHDKMELKRNYAEKGVRVVPPATARYGSYVSKGVIMMPSYVNIGAYVDEGTMVDTWATVGSCAQIGKDVHLSGGVGIGGVLEPLQAAPVIIEDGTFIGSRCIVVEGVRVEKEAVLGANVVLTGSTKIIDVTGDKPKEYKGFVPARSVVIPGSYTKKFAAGEFQVPCALIIGQRKPSTDLKTSLNDALREYNVAV, encoded by the coding sequence ATGGAAAACTTACAATCTACAATAGAACAAGCTTGGGAAAACAGAGCTTTATTACAAGAGGAAACAACTCAAAAAGTTATTCGAGAAGTTATTGAATTATTAGATAACGGAACTTTACGTGTTGCAGAACCAACAATTAATGGTTGGCAAGTAAATGAATGGGTCAAGAAAGCAGTAGTGATGTATTTTCCTATTCAAAAAATGGAAACTTGGGAAGCTGGAATTTTTGAGTATCATGATAAAATGGAACTAAAACGTAATTATGCTGAAAAAGGTGTTCGTGTAGTTCCGCCTGCAACAGCTCGATATGGTTCTTATGTTTCTAAAGGTGTAATTATGATGCCAAGTTATGTAAACATAGGTGCTTACGTAGATGAAGGCACTATGGTTGACACATGGGCTACTGTAGGAAGTTGTGCACAAATAGGAAAAGATGTTCACTTAAGTGGAGGTGTTGGAATTGGAGGTGTTTTAGAACCTTTACAAGCGGCTCCTGTAATTATTGAAGATGGTACGTTTATTGGTTCGCGTTGTATTGTTGTTGAAGGCGTTCGCGTTGAAAAAGAAGCCGTTTTAGGTGCAAATGTTGTTTTAACGGGTTCAACAAAAATTATTGATGTTACGGGAGATAAACCAAAAGAATATAAAGGGTTTGTACCTGCTCGTTCGGTTGTGATTCCAGGGAGTTATACTAAGAAATTTGCTGCAGGAGAATTTCAAGTTCCATGTGCTTTAATTATAGGACAAAGAAAACCTTCTACTGATTTAAAAACATCACTTAACGATGCGTTAAGAGAGTATAATGTAGCGGTTTAA
- a CDS encoding META domain-containing protein — protein sequence MKYFKFLFVVIFFTIMGCKGGKETNSNKITSEVFTDSVISSIESYDNEIKLEGTKWKLIQLRGKQVQNTSEKEMIIEFHSDGRFSANMGCNGIGGNYHIKEGNRISFSQVISTMMACPNMENEEVFKAIIETIDNYAISNNKLSLNKARMAPLAVFIKK from the coding sequence ATGAAGTATTTTAAATTTCTTTTTGTTGTGATTTTTTTCACAATAATGGGTTGTAAAGGAGGCAAGGAAACTAATTCTAATAAAATTACCAGCGAAGTTTTTACTGACTCTGTGATTTCTTCTATTGAATCGTATGATAATGAAATAAAGTTAGAAGGAACAAAATGGAAGTTAATACAATTAAGAGGAAAACAAGTTCAAAATACTTCCGAAAAAGAAATGATTATTGAGTTTCATTCAGATGGTCGTTTTTCGGCAAATATGGGATGTAATGGAATTGGCGGAAATTATCATATTAAAGAAGGAAATAGAATTTCTTTCTCTCAAGTCATTTCAACCATGATGGCTTGTCCAAATATGGAAAATGAAGAGGTTTTTAAAGCAATTATTGAAACAATTGATAATTATGCAATTTCAAATAATAAATTATCTTTAAACAAAGCAAGAATGGCTCCTTTGGCTGTTTTTATAAAAAAATAA
- the ruvX gene encoding Holliday junction resolvase RuvX, with translation MPQLLAIDYGKKRTGIAVTDDMQIIASGLTTVETEKLISFLRDYFSKNKVEKVIIGEPKQMDGSASESAILIDSFITKFKEVFPNMIIERIDERFTSKMAFQTMIDSGMKKKQRQNKGLIDEIAATILLQDYLNYKK, from the coding sequence ATGCCACAACTTTTAGCCATAGATTACGGAAAAAAAAGAACAGGGATTGCGGTTACAGACGATATGCAAATAATTGCATCTGGACTTACAACTGTAGAAACAGAAAAATTAATTTCTTTCTTAAGAGATTATTTTTCAAAAAATAAAGTTGAAAAAGTAATTATTGGTGAACCCAAACAAATGGATGGCTCAGCTTCAGAAAGTGCTATTTTAATAGACAGTTTTATTACAAAGTTTAAAGAGGTTTTCCCCAATATGATTATTGAAAGAATAGACGAACGTTTTACTTCTAAAATGGCTTTTCAAACTATGATTGATAGTGGAATGAAGAAAAAACAACGCCAAAATAAAGGTTTGATAGATGAAATAGCCGCAACTATTCTTCTTCAAGATTATTTAAATTATAAAAAGTAG
- the def gene encoding peptide deformylase, whose product MILPIYGYGEAVLRKMCEEISKDYPNLKETIANMYETMYNAHGVGLAAPQVGLPIRIFIVDTEPFADSDDVSKEEAAELEGFKKTFINAKIIKEEGDIWGFNEGCLSIPDVREDVFRHEKITIEYFDEDFNKKTEVYDGLIARVIQHEYDHIEGILFTDHLSTLKKKLIGKKLMNIMEGKARPDYKMKLANKKVK is encoded by the coding sequence ATGATTTTACCAATATACGGATATGGAGAAGCAGTTTTACGCAAAATGTGTGAAGAAATTTCTAAAGATTATCCAAACTTAAAAGAAACTATTGCTAACATGTACGAAACTATGTACAATGCTCATGGAGTAGGATTAGCAGCGCCTCAAGTTGGTTTACCTATTCGCATTTTTATTGTTGATACAGAACCTTTTGCGGATAGTGATGATGTTTCTAAAGAAGAAGCAGCTGAATTAGAAGGTTTTAAAAAGACCTTTATTAATGCAAAAATTATAAAAGAAGAAGGTGATATTTGGGGATTTAACGAAGGTTGTTTGAGTATTCCAGATGTTCGTGAAGATGTTTTTCGTCATGAAAAAATTACAATTGAATATTTCGACGAAGATTTCAATAAGAAGACAGAAGTTTATGATGGTTTAATTGCAAGAGTTATCCAACATGAATACGATCATATCGAGGGTATTTTATTTACCGATCATCTTTCTACTTTAAAGAAAAAATTAATTGGTAAAAAACTAATGAATATTATGGAAGGAAAAGCAAGACCCGACTATAAAATGAAGTTAGCTAACAAAAAAGTAAAATAA
- a CDS encoding DUF5606 family protein yields MSIQKILAISGKPGLFELKLQTRTGFVAESLLDGKKITVGMRSNVSLLSEIAVYTYSEEVRLSEVFKAIATKEKDGQALSHKEDDAKIRDYFREVLPEFDEDRVYTSDIKKVLNWYNLLQPKGFVSVEALSQESKEETAE; encoded by the coding sequence ATGAGCATTCAAAAAATATTAGCTATTTCTGGGAAACCAGGTTTATTTGAATTAAAATTACAAACAAGAACAGGATTTGTTGCTGAATCTTTATTAGACGGAAAAAAAATAACTGTTGGAATGCGTAGTAACGTAAGTTTACTTTCTGAAATTGCAGTTTATACGTATTCTGAAGAAGTTCGTTTAAGCGAAGTATTCAAAGCAATTGCTACTAAAGAAAAAGACGGTCAAGCATTATCACATAAAGAAGACGATGCTAAAATAAGAGATTATTTCCGTGAAGTATTACCTGAATTTGATGAAGATAGAGTATATACTTCAGATATCAAGAAAGTACTAAATTGGTACAATTTACTTCAGCCAAAAGGGTTTGTTTCTGTTGAAGCTTTATCACAAGAATCAAAAGAAGAAACTGCTGAATAA
- the mazG gene encoding nucleoside triphosphate pyrophosphohydrolase produces MNSRQQHLDAFNRLLDIMDDLREKCPWDKKQTLESLRHLTIEETYELGDAILDNDLQEIKKELGDLLLHIVFYAKIGSETNDFDIADVANSICDKLIDRHPHIYGDVVVADEEEVKQNWEKLKLKEGKKSVLEGVPKSLPALVKASRIQDKVKGVGFDWEEPHQVWDKVQEELQELQEEVQSANQDKIEAEFGDVLFSMINYARFLKVNPEDALERTNKKFMKRFMYLESKAAELGKPLADMTLAEMDVFWEEAKRLPK; encoded by the coding sequence ATGAACTCTCGCCAACAACATCTCGACGCATTTAACCGATTGCTAGACATTATGGACGATTTACGTGAAAAATGTCCGTGGGATAAAAAGCAAACTTTAGAAAGCCTTCGCCATTTAACCATTGAAGAAACGTATGAATTGGGCGATGCAATTCTAGATAATGATTTACAAGAAATCAAAAAAGAGTTGGGTGATTTGTTGTTGCATATTGTTTTCTATGCAAAAATTGGCAGTGAAACCAATGATTTTGACATTGCTGATGTAGCCAATTCTATTTGTGATAAGTTAATCGATAGACATCCGCATATTTATGGTGATGTTGTAGTAGCTGATGAGGAAGAAGTAAAGCAAAATTGGGAAAAGTTAAAACTGAAAGAAGGCAAAAAATCAGTTTTAGAAGGCGTACCAAAGAGTTTGCCCGCATTAGTAAAAGCAAGTCGAATTCAAGACAAAGTAAAAGGAGTGGGATTCGATTGGGAAGAGCCACACCAGGTTTGGGATAAAGTTCAAGAAGAGCTACAAGAATTACAAGAAGAAGTACAATCTGCTAATCAAGATAAAATAGAAGCCGAATTTGGTGATGTTTTGTTTTCAATGATAAATTATGCCCGATTTTTAAAAGTTAATCCAGAAGACGCTTTAGAACGTACCAACAAGAAATTCATGAAGCGCTTTATGTATTTAGAAAGTAAAGCAGCTGAATTAGGTAAACCTTTAGCCGATATGACTTTGGCTGAAATGGATGTATTTTGGGAAGAAGCGAAGCGATTACCAAAATAA
- a CDS encoding antibiotic biosynthesis monooxygenase family protein, with protein sequence MYYAVIFTSTRTEVEEGYAEMAMRMVELAKQQAGFIGLESARSEIGITVSYWESLEAIKAWKDNTEHLLAQEKGKTTWYKNYKVRIAKVEREYEF encoded by the coding sequence ATGTATTACGCAGTAATTTTCACATCAACACGCACCGAAGTAGAAGAAGGCTATGCCGAAATGGCTATGCGTATGGTTGAATTAGCAAAACAACAAGCTGGTTTTATAGGTTTAGAAAGCGCTCGAAGTGAAATTGGAATAACTGTTTCGTATTGGGAGAGTTTAGAAGCCATAAAAGCTTGGAAAGATAACACCGAACATCTTTTGGCACAAGAAAAAGGAAAAACGACTTGGTATAAAAACTATAAAGTTAGAATTGCTAAAGTGGAACGGGAATATGAGTTTTAG
- a CDS encoding DUF349 domain-containing protein, with product MLEEKNDNLHEADGQENQTSENFVETQPKNAQDEIDNSNAEESEDDTVKDKHDIPLLDYESMTMEDLVSELEKLVNNHKVMAIKDHAEEIRKAFMNHYHHLIDEKRDEFNAENTDENAEFEYHFPLKNKFDSVYEEYKHKRNEHYNQLQKNLKSNFQKRNDLIEELRTLVDHPDESDSIADMFKKLNDIREQWKSAGAIPRDKYNIVWNNYHFHIERFYDLIHLDKEARDSDFKNNLEQKQAIIERAKELVNEEDVMKAFRELQLLHRVWKEEIGPVAREEREAIWNEFSDLTKQMHDKREAFFSKAKEREHDNLANKNTIIRAIEALGNESISSHNGWQAQIKKMEELRQQFFKAGRVPAEVNEATWDAFKSAVRAFNANKNSFYKDIKHEQQENLNKKLALVEKAESLKDSEDFNAVTPVMKQIQDEWKKIGHVPRKYSDKIWADFKNACNHYFDRLHKVRNQENKVEIEAFDKKKDYLENLKSFELTGDHKTDLDAIKAHIEAWKAIGRVPFNRRHIEGKFNKILDALFEKLSLSKKDTELMKFDAKLEQMVENEDGRALEKEQYFIRKKIDEVQNEIFQLENNIQFITSAKKDNPFLKEVQKNIERHKDELKLWKEKLSKLREI from the coding sequence ATGTTAGAAGAAAAGAATGATAACCTGCATGAAGCAGATGGACAAGAAAACCAAACGTCAGAAAACTTTGTGGAAACACAACCTAAAAACGCTCAAGATGAGATTGACAATTCTAATGCAGAAGAAAGCGAAGACGATACGGTAAAAGACAAACACGATATTCCGCTATTGGATTATGAGTCAATGACTATGGAAGACTTAGTTTCTGAATTAGAGAAGCTAGTTAATAACCATAAAGTTATGGCTATTAAAGATCATGCAGAAGAAATCCGTAAAGCATTTATGAATCATTATCATCATTTAATTGATGAAAAAAGAGATGAATTTAATGCTGAAAATACGGATGAAAACGCAGAATTCGAATATCATTTCCCTCTAAAAAATAAATTCGATTCGGTTTATGAAGAATACAAACATAAACGTAACGAACACTATAATCAACTTCAAAAAAATCTAAAAAGCAATTTTCAAAAGCGAAATGATTTAATTGAAGAACTAAGAACTTTAGTTGATCATCCAGATGAATCTGATTCAATTGCTGATATGTTTAAGAAGTTAAACGATATTCGTGAGCAATGGAAATCGGCGGGTGCAATTCCAAGAGACAAATACAATATCGTTTGGAACAATTACCATTTCCACATCGAACGTTTTTACGATTTAATTCATCTTGATAAAGAAGCAAGAGATTCTGACTTTAAAAACAATTTAGAGCAAAAACAAGCTATTATTGAGCGCGCTAAAGAATTAGTGAACGAAGAAGATGTAATGAAAGCATTCCGCGAATTGCAATTGTTACACCGTGTTTGGAAAGAAGAAATTGGTCCAGTTGCTAGAGAAGAAAGAGAAGCTATTTGGAACGAGTTTAGCGACTTAACCAAACAAATGCACGATAAACGTGAAGCTTTCTTTTCAAAGGCAAAAGAACGCGAGCACGATAATTTAGCTAACAAAAACACCATTATTAGAGCTATTGAAGCTTTAGGAAACGAAAGTATTAGTTCGCATAATGGTTGGCAAGCTCAAATTAAAAAAATGGAAGAATTACGTCAGCAATTCTTCAAAGCAGGTCGTGTTCCTGCTGAAGTAAACGAAGCTACTTGGGATGCTTTTAAATCAGCTGTTCGTGCCTTTAATGCTAATAAAAATTCGTTTTATAAAGACATCAAACACGAGCAACAAGAAAACTTAAACAAAAAGTTAGCTTTAGTTGAAAAAGCCGAATCGTTAAAAGATAGCGAAGATTTCAATGCAGTTACTCCAGTAATGAAGCAAATTCAAGATGAATGGAAAAAAATTGGACATGTTCCAAGAAAATATTCAGATAAAATATGGGCTGATTTTAAAAATGCTTGTAACCATTATTTTGATCGTTTACATAAAGTAAGAAATCAAGAAAACAAAGTTGAAATCGAAGCTTTTGATAAAAAGAAAGACTATTTAGAAAATTTAAAATCTTTTGAATTAACAGGCGATCACAAAACCGATTTAGATGCCATAAAAGCTCATATAGAAGCATGGAAAGCTATTGGTAGAGTTCCTTTTAATCGTCGTCATATTGAAGGAAAATTCAATAAGATATTAGATGCATTGTTTGAAAAACTAAGCTTATCTAAAAAAGATACAGAATTAATGAAGTTTGATGCCAAATTAGAGCAAATGGTTGAAAACGAAGATGGAAGAGCACTAGAAAAAGAACAATACTTCATTCGCAAGAAAATTGATGAAGTCCAAAATGAGATTTTCCAATTAGAAAATAACATTCAGTTTATTACGAGTGCGAAGAAAGACAATCCTTTCTTGAAAGAAGTTCAAAAGAATATTGAACGCCACAAAGACGAACTGAAATTGTGGAAAGAAAAACTAAGCAAATTAAGAGAAATTTAA
- a CDS encoding shikimate dehydrogenase family protein has protein sequence MAKKKKQKKQLKYGLIGKNISYSFSKKYFTEKFAILHFDNCEYLNFDLESIKGFPKVIGETKGLKGLNVTIPYKQEIIPYLDGLSKTAKKIGAVNTISIGKNKKLKGHNTDHYGFRKALSPLLEKHHKKALILGTGGASKAIAYALRRLQIEFDFVSRTPSEYELSYEELNDEVFDDYQIIINTTPLGTHPKVEDCPPLPYELFTDKHIAFDLVYNPEETTFMKKAKERGAKVQNGYEMLVFQAEKAWKIWNK, from the coding sequence ATGGCAAAGAAGAAAAAGCAAAAAAAACAATTGAAATATGGCTTAATTGGCAAAAACATCAGTTATTCTTTTTCAAAAAAATATTTTACTGAAAAATTTGCTATTCTTCACTTTGACAATTGTGAATATTTAAATTTTGATCTAGAATCTATTAAAGGTTTTCCTAAAGTTATTGGCGAAACTAAAGGCTTAAAAGGTTTAAATGTCACTATACCTTACAAACAAGAAATTATTCCTTATTTAGATGGACTTTCAAAAACAGCTAAAAAAATTGGTGCTGTAAATACTATTTCTATTGGAAAAAACAAAAAATTAAAAGGTCACAATACAGATCATTACGGATTTAGAAAAGCACTTTCACCGCTACTTGAAAAACATCATAAAAAAGCCTTAATATTAGGAACAGGTGGTGCGAGCAAAGCGATTGCTTATGCATTAAGAAGACTTCAAATAGAGTTCGATTTTGTTTCTAGAACTCCTTCTGAATATGAACTTTCCTATGAAGAATTGAATGACGAAGTTTTTGATGATTATCAAATCATAATAAATACAACTCCATTAGGTACGCATCCTAAAGTTGAAGATTGTCCACCACTACCTTACGAATTGTTTACAGACAAACATATTGCTTTTGATTTAGTGTATAATCCTGAAGAAACTACATTCATGAAAAAAGCTAAAGAAAGAGGGGCAAAAGTTCAAAACGGATATGAGATGCTAGTGTTTCAGGCAGAAAAAGCTTGGAAAATTTGGAATAAATAG
- a CDS encoding DUF368 domain-containing protein, producing MRKLFPDYILIFLKGLAMGAADVVPGVSGGTIAFISGIYQELINSINRINLDVIKHLRQNGLKATWGAINGNFLLALGIGIATSLFTFSIIITNLLKIQPILVWSFFFGLVLASILFIWKEITHWSPKSIISLLIGTILSFYITIAEPTHSPDSYIFLFLSGFIAIIAMILPGISGAFILLLIGSYATIFGSFNDIKNGLISGNFDVISTAILKLGTVALGALLGLKLFSKVLTWMFAHHKNTTLALLIGFMIGSLNKIWPWKEVLETRLNSHGETVPFIERSILPQNFDGEPKIILAIIMVIIGFLLIFGLEKIAYKLGKK from the coding sequence ATGAGAAAACTATTTCCCGATTATATTTTAATTTTTTTGAAAGGATTGGCTATGGGTGCAGCTGATGTTGTTCCTGGTGTTTCTGGTGGTACAATAGCTTTTATTTCAGGTATTTACCAAGAATTAATTAATAGCATTAACAGAATCAATTTAGATGTTATCAAACATTTAAGACAAAATGGCTTAAAAGCCACTTGGGGTGCTATTAATGGAAATTTCCTATTGGCACTTGGCATTGGAATTGCGACAAGTCTTTTTACGTTTTCAATTATAATTACTAATTTATTGAAAATTCAGCCTATTTTAGTTTGGTCGTTTTTCTTCGGATTAGTTTTAGCCAGTATTTTATTTATTTGGAAAGAAATCACGCATTGGTCCCCAAAAAGTATCATTTCATTATTAATTGGGACAATACTTTCATTTTATATTACAATAGCTGAGCCAACTCATTCTCCAGATAGCTATATTTTTTTGTTTTTATCCGGATTCATAGCTATAATTGCTATGATTTTACCTGGAATTTCTGGCGCTTTTATTTTACTATTAATAGGTTCGTACGCAACTATTTTCGGATCATTTAACGATATTAAAAATGGATTAATTTCTGGTAATTTTGATGTTATATCAACCGCTATTTTAAAACTTGGTACCGTTGCACTTGGTGCATTATTAGGCTTAAAATTATTTTCAAAAGTCTTAACTTGGATGTTTGCACATCATAAAAACACAACTTTAGCTTTGCTAATAGGCTTTATGATTGGATCATTAAATAAAATTTGGCCTTGGAAAGAAGTTTTAGAAACTCGTTTAAATAGTCATGGTGAAACAGTTCCATTTATCGAACGAAGCATTTTACCCCAAAACTTCGATGGCGAACCAAAAATTATTTTAGCAATTATTATGGTCATAATCGGATTTTTATTAATTTTTGGTTTGGAAAAAATTGCATATAAATTAGGTAAAAAATAG